The genomic interval AGCATAATGCTTGTTTTTGATTTGCTAAAGAATCGACAATAACTTTATGCTCATACAGACTTTCATCTCCCAATTCGAACATATCTCCCAAGATCATAATTTTATTCTTTTTATCTAATTGAAGAAAATTAGTAATCGCCACAGACATACTGCTTGGATTTGCATTATAAGCATCTAAAATAATCTCATTTGAGCCTTTTTGCATCATTTGAGATCTATTATTCGCTGGAATATAATTTTCAATAGCGCTCTTTATATCGCTTTCTGGAACTTCAAAATATTTACCAATCGCGACAGCTGCATTTATATTATTTGAATTGTAAAGACCAATTAAATGAGATTCTATTTGAAAGTCATTGTAATTAATAATCACAAACGGATTTGCTTCAATCTTCTGGATATTTAAATCTGCATTTTGGTTTTTAACTCCAAAAGTAAAGGATTTGATACCTTTGGATTTCTCAACTTGAATTGCGTCTTCAAGATTTACAAAAACAGTTTTCTGATTTGCGGCTAGATATTGATACATTTCACTTTTTCCAGCAATAACACCTTCAACTCCACCAAACCCTTCTAAATGTGCCTTTCCGAAGTTTGTGATATAACCAAAATCTGGTTGCGCAATCTGACAAAGAAATTCAATTTCTTTTTGATGATTAGCTCCCATTTCAACAATTCCGATTTCTGTTTCTTTGGTAAAAGAAAGCAGTGTTAGCGGCACACCAATATGATTGTTTAAATTTCCAATTGTTGCTTTTGTTTTAAACTTTTTAGACAACACAACATTGATTAATTCTTTGGTAGTTGTCTTTCCGTTACTTCCAGTCAAAGCAACGATTGGCAATCCCAAATAGTCACGATGAAATTTTGCTAGCTCCTGAAGCGTTTCTAAACTATTTTTTACCAAAATAGTTCTTTCATCTATAAAATAAGATTCGTTATCTATAACAACAAATAAAGCGCCTAAATCTAAAGCTTCTTTGGCAAATGTATTCGCATCAAAATTTTCTCCTTTAATGGCAAAAAACATTGAATTCTTCTCAATCTTTCTAGTATCAATAGAAAGAGAACTGCATTGTAAAAACAGGTTATGAATGTCTTGAATATTCATTTATAATTTTTTTAATAGATGATAAAAGTAGAAAAAAAACAATAAAAAAATTCCAAATTCCAGACTGAATATTCAGCTTTTGGAATTTGGAATTTTTTATATTAAAATTTCTAAATATTAGTTTCTAGGTGATTTTCTTTTTTCAGCTTTAGAACCTACTCTAGACATTGCACATCTAAATCCAATGTAATCAGTTGCCATATCTTGAGGGAAATATCTTCTTTGAGCCGGATCTAACCAATAAGCTCTATCTCTCCAAGAACCTCCTTTGTAA from Flavobacterium sp. YJ01 carries:
- the murF gene encoding UDP-N-acetylmuramoyl-tripeptide--D-alanyl-D-alanine ligase, yielding MNIQDIHNLFLQCSSLSIDTRKIEKNSMFFAIKGENFDANTFAKEALDLGALFVVIDNESYFIDERTILVKNSLETLQELAKFHRDYLGLPIVALTGSNGKTTTKELINVVLSKKFKTKATIGNLNNHIGVPLTLLSFTKETEIGIVEMGANHQKEIEFLCQIAQPDFGYITNFGKAHLEGFGGVEGVIAGKSEMYQYLAANQKTVFVNLEDAIQVEKSKGIKSFTFGVKNQNADLNIQKIEANPFVIINYNDFQIESHLIGLYNSNNINAAVAIGKYFEVPESDIKSAIENYIPANNRSQMMQKGSNEIILDAYNANPSSMSVAITNFLQLDKKNKIMILGDMFELGDESLYEHKVIVDSLANQKQALCFLIGKSFYANKISNENIQFFETFDLFAEYLKKYEFNSNTILIKGSRGMALERSLEYIS